A genomic stretch from Longimicrobium sp. includes:
- a CDS encoding glycosyltransferase family 4 protein, with amino-acid sequence MKILIWARTFHPNVGGTEQVTWLLAREWVALGHEVRVVTRAAAAGPEDLGFPVLRRPGYREILRQVRWCDVYYQAGLNLRGLWPLLPHRRPWFVTHHMPITEPGQRPDFRARVARVAARRARGIAVSRAVAAVTPGCVAVIPNPVADVFRAPPGVPRDRELVFVGRLIAQKGGHVLLDALDRLRRAGRRPALTIVGAGPEEDALREQAARLGVAEQVAFAGVRRGADLAALLARHQVVVVPSIGSEGFGLVALEGIACGCVAVGSAVGGLPEAIGPCGLAVPDGDPAALAAALETLLADPDRRAALRARAPEHVAAHQPRRVAESYLQLMQPAARRRAPSPLDSPLPRATGTEAA; translated from the coding sequence ATGAAGATTCTGATCTGGGCGCGCACCTTCCACCCGAACGTGGGCGGGACCGAGCAGGTCACCTGGCTGCTGGCCCGGGAATGGGTGGCGCTCGGCCACGAGGTGCGGGTGGTGACGCGCGCCGCGGCGGCCGGCCCGGAAGACCTGGGCTTCCCGGTGCTCCGGCGCCCGGGGTACCGCGAGATCCTGCGACAGGTCCGCTGGTGCGACGTCTACTACCAGGCGGGGCTGAACCTGCGGGGCCTCTGGCCGCTCCTGCCGCACCGCCGCCCCTGGTTCGTCACCCACCACATGCCGATCACCGAGCCGGGCCAGCGGCCCGACTTCCGGGCCCGGGTGGCGCGCGTGGCGGCGCGTCGCGCCCGCGGGATCGCGGTGAGCCGCGCGGTGGCGGCCGTGACCCCGGGGTGCGTGGCGGTGATCCCCAACCCGGTGGCCGACGTCTTCCGGGCGCCGCCGGGCGTGCCCCGCGACCGCGAGCTGGTGTTCGTGGGGAGGCTGATCGCGCAGAAGGGAGGGCACGTCCTGCTGGACGCGCTGGACCGGCTGCGCCGCGCGGGGCGCCGCCCGGCGCTGACCATCGTGGGCGCCGGGCCCGAGGAAGACGCCCTGCGGGAGCAGGCCGCCCGGCTGGGGGTGGCGGAGCAGGTGGCGTTCGCCGGCGTGCGCCGGGGCGCCGACCTGGCCGCGCTCCTGGCCCGGCACCAGGTCGTGGTGGTGCCGTCGATCGGGAGCGAGGGCTTCGGCCTGGTGGCGCTGGAGGGGATCGCCTGCGGCTGCGTGGCGGTGGGGAGCGCGGTGGGGGGGCTCCCCGAGGCGATCGGGCCCTGCGGCCTCGCCGTCCCCGACGGCGACCCGGCGGCTCTGGCCGCGGCGCTGGAGACGCTGCTCGCAGATCCCGACCGGCGGGCGGCGCTCCGGGCCCGCGCGCCCGAGCACGTGGCCGCCCACCAGCCGCGGCGCGTGGCCGAGTCGTACCTCCAGCTCATGCAGCCGGCCGCGCGGCGGCGGGCCCCGAGCCCGCTGGACTCGCCCCTCCCGCGGGCCACCGGCACGGAGGCGGCCTGA
- a CDS encoding class I SAM-dependent methyltransferase yields the protein MADPRSEVELQREYYAATAASYDEMHLAEGDEHYFALSFMLAVLDFFEIRSVLDVGAGTGRTVKFIRERRPDVRVVGVEPVPALIEEGLRKGLSADELRQGDATRLQFADGEFDLVCEFAVLHHVPRPEVAVAEMLRVARKAVFISDANRFGQGGPLSRGVKQVLAALGLWRVADLVKTRGKGYTLSEGDGLAYSYSVFDNYRQIRAQCRRVHLLNTVDASANLYRTAAHVALLGVK from the coding sequence ATGGCAGACCCACGATCGGAAGTGGAGCTCCAGCGGGAGTACTACGCGGCGACCGCGGCGAGCTACGACGAGATGCACCTGGCCGAAGGCGACGAGCACTACTTCGCGCTCTCGTTCATGCTCGCGGTGCTCGACTTCTTCGAGATCCGCTCCGTGCTGGACGTGGGCGCGGGGACCGGCCGCACCGTCAAGTTCATCCGCGAGCGCCGCCCCGACGTCCGCGTGGTGGGCGTGGAGCCGGTGCCGGCGCTGATCGAGGAGGGGCTGCGCAAGGGGCTCTCCGCCGACGAGCTGAGGCAGGGCGACGCCACCCGCCTGCAGTTCGCCGACGGCGAGTTCGACCTGGTGTGCGAGTTCGCCGTGCTGCACCACGTCCCCCGGCCGGAGGTGGCGGTGGCCGAGATGCTGCGGGTGGCGCGCAAGGCCGTCTTCATCTCCGACGCCAACCGCTTCGGCCAGGGCGGGCCGCTGTCGCGGGGCGTCAAGCAGGTCCTGGCCGCGCTCGGGCTGTGGCGCGTGGCCGACCTGGTGAAGACGCGGGGGAAGGGCTACACGCTCTCCGAGGGCGACGGGCTCGCGTACTCGTACTCGGTGTTCGACAACTACCGGCAGATCCGCGCGCAGTGCCGGCGCGTGCACCTGCTCAACACCGTCGACGCGTCGGCCAACCTCTACCGCACCGCCGCGCACGTGGCGCTCCTGGGGGTCAAGTAG